In Flammeovirgaceae bacterium 311, one DNA window encodes the following:
- a CDS encoding short chain dehydrogenase (COG1028 Dehydrogenases with different specificities (related to short-chain alcohol dehydrogenases)), with the protein MNYILILGATSDMAYATALEFAKRGWGLILAARNTKQLSVLKQDLQSRFDVPVHTSNFEAADFESHAGFYEQLPVQPQLTALFFGYLGEQQKAQTDWQEAKQIIDANYTGAVSILNLIANDYEQKKGGCIIGVSSVAGERGRKSNYLYGSAKAGLTAYLSGLRNRLAAAGVHVVTVKPGFVATRMTEHLNLPKPLTASPEQVGKAIYGAYQKQTNVLYVLPVWRLIMQNIKMIPEAVFKKMNL; encoded by the coding sequence ATGAATTATATCTTGATTTTAGGGGCTACCTCAGACATGGCCTATGCAACCGCCCTGGAGTTTGCTAAAAGGGGCTGGGGCCTGATACTGGCAGCCAGAAATACAAAACAACTTTCTGTTCTGAAGCAGGATCTGCAATCCAGATTCGATGTACCTGTACATACCAGCAATTTTGAAGCAGCTGATTTTGAAAGTCATGCTGGTTTCTATGAACAACTACCTGTACAGCCTCAGCTAACAGCCCTTTTCTTTGGTTACCTGGGTGAGCAGCAAAAAGCCCAAACCGACTGGCAGGAGGCTAAGCAGATTATTGATGCCAATTATACCGGTGCAGTATCTATCCTTAACCTGATTGCCAATGATTATGAGCAAAAGAAAGGGGGCTGTATTATTGGTGTGAGTTCTGTAGCTGGCGAACGTGGCAGAAAGAGCAACTACCTTTACGGAAGTGCAAAAGCTGGCTTAACCGCCTACCTGTCGGGCTTAAGAAACAGACTGGCAGCAGCCGGTGTTCATGTGGTTACAGTAAAGCCCGGCTTTGTAGCCACACGTATGACAGAGCACCTTAACTTACCAAAACCACTCACAGCCAGTCCGGAGCAGGTAGGGAAGGCCATATATGGGGCCTATCAGAAACAGACCAATGTTTTGTACGTGCTGCCTGTTTGGAGGCTTATCATGCAAAATATTAAGATGATACCCGAAGCAGTTTTCAAAAAAATGAACCTCTGA